The following coding sequences lie in one Arabidopsis thaliana chromosome 3, partial sequence genomic window:
- the RGF4 gene encoding root meristem growth factor-like protein (root meristem growth factor 4 (RGF4); FUNCTIONS IN: molecular_function unknown; INVOLVED IN: biological_process unknown; LOCATED IN: endomembrane system; EXPRESSED IN: hypocotyl, root; Has 4 Blast hits to 4 proteins in 2 species: Archae - 0; Bacteria - 0; Metazoa - 0; Fungi - 0; Plants - 4; Viruses - 0; Other Eukaryotes - 0 (source: NCBI BLink).), with amino-acid sequence MMRFTIIVIAFLLIIQSLEEEHILVYAHEGGEAGHKSLDYQGDQDSSTLHPKELFDAPRKVRFGRTTRAEKEQVTAMNNDSWSFKISGEHKQTNILADHDTTKNTFCKKMMIIVNDLTSLPTLEPSTSTNDMEKLARLLRDDYPIYSKPRRKPPVNNRAPDKF; translated from the exons ATGATGCGATTCACAATCATAGTCATAGCTTTCCTTTTGATTATTCAATCCCTAGAAGAGGAACATATCCTAGTCTATGCTCATGAAG GTGGAGAGGCTGGTCACAAGAGTCTTGACTATCAAGGAGATCAAGATTCATCGACGCTGCATCCAAAA GAACTATTCGATGCACCGAGGAAAGTAAGGTTTGGGAGAACAACGAGAGCCGAGAAGGAACAAGTTACCGCGATGAACAATGATAGTTGGAGCTTCAAGATTTCAG GAGAGCATAAGCAGACCAATATATTGGCAGATCATGACACCACTAAG AATACATTTTgtaagaagatgatgatcatcGTCAATGACCTTACCAGCCTACCGACACTTGAACCATCTACTTCAACCAATGATATGGAGAAACTGGCTCGGTTGTTGCGTGATGATTATCCGATCTATAGTAAGCCTCGACGCAAGCCTCCGGTCAATAATCGAGCTCCAGACAAGTTTTAA
- a CDS encoding alpha/beta-Hydrolases superfamily protein (alpha/beta-Hydrolases superfamily protein; INVOLVED IN: biological_process unknown; LOCATED IN: cellular_component unknown; EXPRESSED IN: 21 plant structures; EXPRESSED DURING: 12 growth stages; CONTAINS InterPro DOMAIN/s: Alpha/beta hydrolase fold-1 (InterPro:IPR000073); BEST Arabidopsis thaliana protein match is: alpha/beta-Hydrolases superfamily protein (TAIR:AT3G01690.1); Has 4039 Blast hits to 4030 proteins in 818 species: Archae - 8; Bacteria - 1345; Metazoa - 714; Fungi - 203; Plants - 307; Viruses - 6; Other Eukaryotes - 1456 (source: NCBI BLink).), with product MGAVTSSMAAKFAFFPPNPPSYGVEVVEGKLRLIGVENVKENVEVLKLKTKRGNQVVAAYIKNPTASLTLLYSHGNAADLGQMFELFSELSLHLRVNLIGYDYSGYGRSSGKPSEQNTYSDIEAVYRCLEEKYGVKEQDVILYGQSVGSGPTLELASRLPNLRAVVLHSAIASGLRVMYPVKRTYWFDIYKNVEKISFVKCPVLVIHGTSDDVVNWSHGKQLFELCKEKYEPLWIKGGNHCDLELYPQYIKHLRKFVSAIEKSPILRNGPVPLTEKARSSTDIREPARPSTDQRDKSRTSTDQREMPKLSTDIARASVDKRERTRRSVDGTEKPSNSAEQQLVQPEKGRNSIDRFGEMIRSVGFCNIDCFKPTATAK from the exons ATGGGAGCGGTGACGTCATCAATGGCGGCGAAGTTTGcgtttttcccgccaaatcCGCCGTCGTACGGCGTAGAAGTGGTGGAAGGAAAGCTGAGGCTGATTGGTGTAGAGAACGTGAAGGAGAATGTTGAAGTATTGAAGCTGAAGACGAAGAGAGGTAATCAGGTGGTTGCGGCGTATATTAAGAATCCTACAGCTTCACTTACGCTTCTTTATTCTCATGGTAACGCCGCGGATCTTGGTCAGATGTTCGAGCTTTTCTCCGAGCTTAGCCTCCATCTTCGTGTTAACTTAATTGG GTATGATTATTCGGGTTATGGGAGATCTTCAGGGAAG cCTAGTGAGCAGAACACGTATAGCGATATAGAAGCAGTGTATAGATGCTTGGAAGAGAAGTATGGTGTGAAGGAACAAGATGTTATCTTATATGGACAATCTGTAGGAAGCGGCCCGACTTTAGAATTGGCTTCTCGGTTACCTAACCTACGAGCCGTGGTTCTTCATAGCGCTATTGCTTCCGGACTTAGAGTCATGTACCCTGTTAAACGAACTTACTGGTTCGACATTTACAAG AATGTCGAGAAGATATCGTTTGTCAAATGTCCGGTTTTAGTAATACAC GGAACATCAGATGATGTTGTTAATTGGTCTCATGGGAAGCAATTATTTGAGCtatgtaaagaaaaatatgaaccGCTTTGGATCAAAGGAGGGAACCATTGTGATTTAGAGTTATATCCGCAATACATAAAGCATCTAAGAAAATTTGTATCGGCGATTGAAAAGTCGCCGATACTTAGAAATGGACCGGTGCCACTAACAGAGAAGGCAAGGAGTAGTACGGATATTAGAGAACCTGCAAGACCAAGCACAGATCAGAGAGataaatcaagaacaagcacGGATCAAAGAGAGATGCCGAAGCTGAGTACAGATATAGCGAGAGCAAGCGTTGATAAGAGGGAGAGAACGAGAAGAAGCGTTGATGGGACTGAGAAACCGAGTAATTCCGCGGAACAGCAACTAGTACAACCAGAGAAAGGAAGGAATAGCATTGACAG GTTTGGGGAGATGATAAGATCAGTAGGATTTTGCAACATAGATTGTTTCAAGCCTACAGCAACAGCTAAGTGa
- a CDS encoding Transmembrane amino acid transporter family protein (Transmembrane amino acid transporter family protein; FUNCTIONS IN: amino acid transmembrane transporter activity; INVOLVED IN: amino acid transport; LOCATED IN: plasma membrane, vacuole, membrane; EXPRESSED IN: 25 plant structures; EXPRESSED DURING: 15 growth stages; CONTAINS InterPro DOMAIN/s: Amino acid transporter, transmembrane (InterPro:IPR013057); BEST Arabidopsis thaliana protein match is: Transmembrane amino acid transporter family protein (TAIR:AT5G38820.1); Has 35333 Blast hits to 34131 proteins in 2444 species: Archae - 798; Bacteria - 22429; Metazoa - 974; Fungi - 991; Plants - 531; Viruses - 0; Other Eukaryotes - 9610 (source: NCBI BLink).): protein MTVVGDVAPIPRRNSSTCSNDIAAPLLPECHGDEVAHDEFNGASFSGAVFNLATTIIGAGIMALPATMKILGLGLGITMIVVMAFLTDASIEFLLRFSKAGKNRSYGGLMGGSFGNPGRILLQVAVLVNNIGVLIVYMIIIGDVLAGKTEDGIHHFGVLEGWFGHHWWNGRAAILLITTLGVFAPLACFKRIDSLKFTSALSVALAVVFLIITAGISIMKLISGGVAMPRLLPDVTDLTSFWNLFTVVPVLVTAFICHYNVHSIQNELEDPSQIRPVVRSALMLCSSVYIMTSIFGFLLFGDDTLDDVLANFDTDLGIPFGSILNDAVRVSYALHLMLVFPIVFYPLRINIDGLLFPSARSLSTSNVRFGCLTAGLISVIFLGANFIPSIWDAFQFTGATAAVCLGFIFPASIILKDRHDKATNRDTTLAIFMIVLAVLSNAIAIYSDAYALFKKNAPRE, encoded by the exons ATGACAGTTGTTGGAGATGTTGCTCCAATTCCAAGGAGGAACAGTTCTACTTGCTCTAATGATATCGCTGCTCCGTTATTACCAGAGTGTCATGGAGATGAAGTTGCTCATGATGAATTCAATGGAGCTTCTTTTAGTGGCGCGGTTTTTAACCTCGCCACGACTATAATTGGTGCTGGTATCATGGCTTTGCCTGCTACAATGAAGATTCTTGGACTTGGACTTGGAATCACGATGATTGTTGTTATGGCTTTCTTGACTGATGCGTCGATTGAGTTCTTGCTTAGGTTTAGTAAAGCTGGGAAGAATCGATCTTACGGTGGTTTAATGGGTGGTTCTTTTGGTAATCCTGGAAGGATTTTGCTTCAAGTCGCGGTTTTAGTTAATAACATCGGTGTTTTGATTGTATACATGATCATTATAG GTGATGTGTTGGCTGGAAAGACGGAAGATGGTATCCATCATTTCGGTGTTCTCGAAGGATGGTTTGGTCACCATTGGTGGAATGGAAGAGCTGCTATTCTTCTGATTACTACTCTTGGTGTGTTTGCTCCATTGGCTTGCTTCAAGCGAATCG ATTCTTTGAAATTTACATCGGCCTTATCCGTGGCTCTGGCGGTTGTGTTTCTCATTATTACTGCGGGAATTTCAATTATGAAGTTGATCAGTGGCGGTGTGGCGATGCCAAGATTGTTACCAGATGTTACTGACTTAACATCTTTCTGGAATCTCTTCACAGTCGTACCTGTTCTTGTCACAGCATTCATTTGCCATTACAATG TTCACAGTATACAGAACGAGCTCGAAGACCCCTCTCAGATAAGACCTGTTGTTCGATCAGCACTTATGCTCTGCTCATCTGTTTACATAATGACAAGTATTTTCGGGTTCCTCTTGTTTGGTGATGATACTCTTGATGATGTCCTTGCAAACTTTGACACTGATCTTGGAATCCCTTTTGGTTCTATCCTTAATGATGCGGTTCGAGTTAGCTACGCGCTTCATTTGATGCTCGTGTTCCCGATTGTTTTCTACCCTCTTCGGATTAACATTGACGGGCTCTTGTTCCCTTCCGCTCGATCATTATCTACCTCAAATGTGAGGTTCGGTTGCCTCACTGCCGGTCTCATCTCTGTAATCTTCTTGGGTGCAAACTTCATCCCAAGCATTTGGGATGCTTTCCAATTCACTGGAGCAACCGCCGCTGTTTGTCTCGGCTTCATCTTCCCAGCTTCTATCATACTAAA GGATCGTCATGACAAAGCAACAAACAGGGACACAACCTTAGCTATTTTCATGATTGTTCTTGCGGTATTGTCCAATGCAATCGCCATTTACAGCGATGCTTATGCGCTATTCAAGAAGAACGCTCCTCGTGAGTAA
- a CDS encoding MuDR family transposase (CONTAINS InterPro DOMAIN/s: Transposase, MuDR, plant (InterPro:IPR004332); BEST Arabidopsis thaliana protein match is: SWAP (Suppressor-of-White-APricot)/surp RNA-binding domain-containing protein (TAIR:AT1G18050.1); Has 35 Blast hits to 35 proteins in 4 species: Archae - 0; Bacteria - 0; Metazoa - 0; Fungi - 0; Plants - 35; Viruses - 0; Other Eukaryotes - 0 (source: NCBI BLink).) produces the protein MAMMMHDPTNVGDVDPEAEDRDEFHMEEMLNEWTDEPQIHHDVYPESDREENDEDEARFQTHLQRGDGHLYEKQTFFSGVAFKEAVVDYALRTGCNLKQYRYDSDKIGFKCVGCDGKEDGVKCFWQVYAAILPSDSMWRIRKFINKHSCIPNGECEMFEMINKHSCIPQSNTTLFINDS, from the coding sequence ATGGCGATGATGATGCATGACCCTACGAATGTTGGTGATGTCGATCCTGAAGCCGAAGATAGAGATGAATTTCACATGGAAGAAATGCTGAATGAATGGACCGACGAACCTCAAATCCACCATGATGTTTATCCGGAGAGCGACCGTGAAGAAAACGACGAAGACGAAGCAAGATTTCAAACACATCTCCAGCGTGGCGATGGCCATTTGTACGAGAAGCAAACATTTTTCAGTGGTGTTGCTTTCAAAGAAGCCGTCGTCGATTACGCTCTCCGAACTGGGTGCAATCTGAAGCAGTATAGGTACGATTCTGATAAAATTGGATTCAAATGTGTGGGTTGTGATGGTAAGGAAGATGGAGTAAAGTGTTTTTGGCAAGTATATGCTGCGATTCTGCCTTCAGATTCAATGTGGAGGATTAGGAAGTTTATAAATAAGCATAGTTGTATTCCAAATGGCGAGTGTGAGATGTTTGAGATGATAAATAAGCATAGCTGTATTCCACAATCCAACACTACTTTGTTCATAAACGATTCTTAA
- the RGF4 gene encoding root meristem growth factor-like protein (root meristem growth factor 4 (RGF4); FUNCTIONS IN: molecular_function unknown; INVOLVED IN: biological_process unknown; LOCATED IN: endomembrane system; EXPRESSED IN: hypocotyl, root.), with translation MMRFTIIVIAFLLIIQSLEEEHILVYAHEGGEAGHKSLDYQGDQDSSTLHPKELFDAPRKVRFGRTTRAEKEQVTAMNNDSWSFKISGASKHLIVERKLGFHKRREHKQTNILADHDTTKNTFCKKMMIIVNDLTSLPTLEPSTSTNDMEKLARLLRDDYPIYSKPRRKPPVNNRAPDKF, from the exons ATGATGCGATTCACAATCATAGTCATAGCTTTCCTTTTGATTATTCAATCCCTAGAAGAGGAACATATCCTAGTCTATGCTCATGAAG GTGGAGAGGCTGGTCACAAGAGTCTTGACTATCAAGGAGATCAAGATTCATCGACGCTGCATCCAAAA GAACTATTCGATGCACCGAGGAAAGTAAGGTTTGGGAGAACAACGAGAGCCGAGAAGGAACAAGTTACCGCGATGAACAATGATAGTTGGAGCTTCAAGATTTCAGGTGCATCAAAACATTTGATAGTGGAAcgtaaattagggtttcataaAAGAA GAGAGCATAAGCAGACCAATATATTGGCAGATCATGACACCACTAAG AATACATTTTgtaagaagatgatgatcatcGTCAATGACCTTACCAGCCTACCGACACTTGAACCATCTACTTCAACCAATGATATGGAGAAACTGGCTCGGTTGTTGCGTGATGATTATCCGATCTATAGTAAGCCTCGACGCAAGCCTCCGGTCAATAATCGAGCTCCAGACAAGTTTTAA
- a CDS encoding alpha/beta-Hydrolases superfamily protein (alpha/beta-Hydrolases superfamily protein; CONTAINS InterPro DOMAIN/s: Alpha/beta hydrolase fold-1 (InterPro:IPR000073); BEST Arabidopsis thaliana protein match is: alpha/beta-Hydrolases superfamily protein (TAIR:AT3G01690.1); Has 4135 Blast hits to 4125 proteins in 834 species: Archae - 12; Bacteria - 1370; Metazoa - 720; Fungi - 213; Plants - 304; Viruses - 6; Other Eukaryotes - 1510 (source: NCBI BLink).): protein MGAVTSSMAAKFAFFPPNPPSYGVEVVEGKLRLIGVENVKENVEVLKLKTKRGNQVVAAYIKNPTASLTLLYSHGNAADLGQMFELFSELSLHLRVNLIGYDYSGYGRSSGKPSEQNTYSDIEAVYRCLEEKYGVKEQDVILYGQSVGSGPTLELASRLPNLRAVVLHSAIASGLRVMYPVKRTYWFDIYKNVEKISFVKCPVLVIHGTSDDVVNWSHGKQLFELCKEKYEPLWIKGGNHCDLELYPQYIKHLRKFVSAIEKSPILRNGPVPLTEKARSSTDIREPARPSTDQRDKSRTSTDQREMPKLSTDIARASVDKRERTRRSVDGTEKPSNSAEQQLVQPEKGRNSIDRYISQSFYDVLMIMLLMIMYDNRFGEMIRSVGFCNIDCFKPTATAK, encoded by the exons ATGGGAGCGGTGACGTCATCAATGGCGGCGAAGTTTGcgtttttcccgccaaatcCGCCGTCGTACGGCGTAGAAGTGGTGGAAGGAAAGCTGAGGCTGATTGGTGTAGAGAACGTGAAGGAGAATGTTGAAGTATTGAAGCTGAAGACGAAGAGAGGTAATCAGGTGGTTGCGGCGTATATTAAGAATCCTACAGCTTCACTTACGCTTCTTTATTCTCATGGTAACGCCGCGGATCTTGGTCAGATGTTCGAGCTTTTCTCCGAGCTTAGCCTCCATCTTCGTGTTAACTTAATTGG GTATGATTATTCGGGTTATGGGAGATCTTCAGGGAAG cCTAGTGAGCAGAACACGTATAGCGATATAGAAGCAGTGTATAGATGCTTGGAAGAGAAGTATGGTGTGAAGGAACAAGATGTTATCTTATATGGACAATCTGTAGGAAGCGGCCCGACTTTAGAATTGGCTTCTCGGTTACCTAACCTACGAGCCGTGGTTCTTCATAGCGCTATTGCTTCCGGACTTAGAGTCATGTACCCTGTTAAACGAACTTACTGGTTCGACATTTACAAG AATGTCGAGAAGATATCGTTTGTCAAATGTCCGGTTTTAGTAATACAC GGAACATCAGATGATGTTGTTAATTGGTCTCATGGGAAGCAATTATTTGAGCtatgtaaagaaaaatatgaaccGCTTTGGATCAAAGGAGGGAACCATTGTGATTTAGAGTTATATCCGCAATACATAAAGCATCTAAGAAAATTTGTATCGGCGATTGAAAAGTCGCCGATACTTAGAAATGGACCGGTGCCACTAACAGAGAAGGCAAGGAGTAGTACGGATATTAGAGAACCTGCAAGACCAAGCACAGATCAGAGAGataaatcaagaacaagcacGGATCAAAGAGAGATGCCGAAGCTGAGTACAGATATAGCGAGAGCAAGCGTTGATAAGAGGGAGAGAACGAGAAGAAGCGTTGATGGGACTGAGAAACCGAGTAATTCCGCGGAACAGCAACTAGTACAACCAGAGAAAGGAAGGAATAGCATTGACAGGTACATTTCTCAGAGTTTCTATGATGTGTTGATGATCatgttgttgatgatcatGTATGATAACAGGTTTGGGGAGATGATAAGATCAGTAGGATTTTGCAACATAGATTGTTTCAAGCCTACAGCAACAGCTAAGTGa